In Zingiber officinale cultivar Zhangliang chromosome 9B, Zo_v1.1, whole genome shotgun sequence, the genomic window gaagaggaggaggaagagaagaatgtGATTGAAGTTTGACAGAGCTTTTAagtttttcttattcttctttgaAAATTAGACAACAGAACGATGTTTTCTTTTATAAACAAAATGTATAGAATCAATGTATGATCAATAAAGGCTTATTAATCTTATCTCAGAAGTCAGATACCACAATTTAGGTCAAAAGTTGTAGGCGATCAGAAGTTGAGTTATTTGACTTGTGCTGTTCATCGATGTGAGCCCATGCTTTGTATTGTAATCTTTTAAGAGCCATTATGTGATTGCGAATACCACTTTGGACCAAAAGAGTCTTATTGGTTTTTTCATGACAAGTCTCATCTTCCAACTTGCATAATTATTCATTGTCTTCTTCCTTGAATCAATGACTTCTTCGTCCTCCGTACAATCTATGAATTACGAGAGAGAGAGGCGGTGATCGCTCTTAAATCTCAATCTTCCAACACAAAACAAAGCAACATCATTGAATCATGATGAgctaaaaagagaaaaaaaaaattaagaaaaaaacagTTAGTTTTACAAGTAAATTCAACGGCTATAGTTGGACGGTTACTCCTCTGGCTCCATTAAACTCCCCTACGGAGCGCATGTGCATGGCCTCATCCCTGCCCCCGGCCGCCGCCGGCGTGTCCTGCCGCGTGGCGTCGTACCTCTCGCCGTCGCCCCACAGTGCGTACGCCTCCTCGCCGTGCGCCGCGTCGTCCCCGATCATGAGCTGGTCGTCCGGCATTCGCAGCGGTGTGAATTTCGCGATCACGAGGAGGATGGCCGTGGTCGCGACGAGGTTCCAGGCGATGACGAACAGCGCGCCCACTACCTGCTTCACGATCTGCATGACGCCGCCGCCGTAGAATAAGCCCTTGGTGCCCGGCACCGGGAGGATGAGGCGGCAGAGCGCGGGCTCGGCGAGCAGGCCGGTGAGGAGGCCGCCGAGGAGGCCGGCGACGGCGTGGGTGTGGAAGACGGCGAGCGTGTCGTCGACGCGCTGCAGCAGAGGAGACTTCCGGTGGAGGATCATCATGGAGAACCAGGGGATGCTCCCGGCGAGCACCCCCATCACCATCGCCGCCCAAGTTTGCACCAATCCTGTTAATCAAAAAATCCTGTTACGCCAAATAAATTACCCCATCGATCGACATTAATTCAACAAATTAATGATCGATATATAGTACAATCTATCATAGATCTCCAACATAGATAAATAATAATATCATCATAGAATTAGGACCTGCGGCGGGAGTGATGCAGACGAGGCCGGTCATCATCCCTTGCACCGCGCCGATGACCGACGGCTTCTTGAAGAAGGCGCAGTCGAGGCAGGTCCACGTGAGCAGGCTGGTGGCGGCGCAGACGTGCGTGTTCAGCACCGCCATCGACGACGTGATGTTCGCGGCGTACGGAGCGCCGCCGTTGAACCCCGACCAGCCCAGCCACAGAAGCCCCGCCCCCGTCAGAGTCAGCAGTATGTTGTTCGGCGAGAACCTCTCCCTGTCGCTCTTCAATCTCGGCCCGACCTATCGATTTCGTGAGTTCAGAATCGATTAAGAATCGAGCAGGTAATCATGCTTAATTGATTATGGTTGATATCTACCCAGAAGGCGGCGGTGAAGCCGGCGATGCCAGAGGAGAGGTGGATGACGTAGCCGCCGGAGTAGTCGATGACGCCCCAGTGGTAGAGGAAGCCTCCGCCCCAGAGGGAGAAGGCGCCGACGGTGTAGGAGAAGATGAGCCAGAGGGGGACGAAGGCCATCCAGGCCCTGATGTTCATGCGGCCGAGGACGGAGCCGGCGAGGAGGATGACGGTGATAGCGGCGAAGGTGAACTCGAAGTAGACGAGGGAGGCCTGAGGGTAGAACGGCTCCACCATGGGGGTCTCCAGGCTGCCGTCGCTGTAGTGGTGCGGCGTCGCCGGCAGGAAGGCGCGGCGGATGAGGTAGCGCTGGCCCAAGGCGGGGCCGGCCTTGCCCCAGAAGGGGAGCAGGCGGTCGCCGAAGGCCATTCGGTAGCCCACGATGACCCACACGATCAGCGCGGCGGCGAAGGCGTACAGCGCCATGAACGCAGAGTTGACCGCCCACTTCTTCTTCACGATGCTGCCGTACAGCACCACCAGCCCCGGCATGCTCTGGATCGCCACCAGCGTCGCCGCCGCCAGTTGCCACGCGTTGTCGCCCTTGTTCAGCCACTCCGGCGACCCCGGCAGCGACGCTTGGTACGCCAGCGGCGTCGCCatctcctccgccgccgccggtGGCAGAAATCAAGAAAAGGCAAGTAATCGAGCACTCGATCTACGGATTCGCCACAAACAGAGACGAAGATTTCAACCAACAACAAGAATCGCAGATCACTTTAACTCATTTATCAATAAACAAACTCGGTTGAAGAAAAACTTCAAATAAAAAAAGGTAATTAAGTATGAAATTGTGACTCCTTGATGGAAAATTCTCGGAAGGTGGCCAACACGGACGCACTTGGCGGCGCAGTGCCGTTGAGGATATCCAATTCCAAGAACATCCGGAAAACATCATGAATCAGAAaggaaaataattaatattacgGAAAGGAATAAACTCAATTGCCGATCTATTTAAATGTTAACTCACTGTGTGTTTTAGGGGACGTTATTAGCGTTCAAACAGGCAGGCAGGCTTCTAGATTTTAATTAACAGTAATTAATTAGCAAGCTCTTTGAAGACAGCAGAGAGGTCAACGTTAGCTTAGTTGTCTGTCGATTTCCAGGCGTTGTCCAAGTGGTTGGGCTCACCGGCCTTTTTAATGCACAGGTTGCCTCCAGCCTTCAAGTCGCATTAATAAATTTCCGCGTGGCTTCGCAGTGCGTTCGCAGCGGGATTCACGCCATCCACGTTGCGCGAATTGAAGATAATGCAGTACGGATCCGGCATGGGAATGCATGTGAGGAATTACCTTATGACTTGACAAACCAGAGACGCAAGttaacttggacttttctttcaacAGCTTCGTGttaacttggacttttctttcatcaGCATCGCTGTGGAATAAAAAAAGACTAGAAAGTCAACGTCAGAATCTACCAAATTTAAGCGCCTCGTGGCTAATTGAAAGGCTGCATATCTTAAGCCTAATTAAGCGAGTCATTAGTCATTGTCATATAGATTTAATAGGAGCACTAAGTTGTTGGGCCGAAAAAGACAGCCCAATACTGGAAAGGCCCGCGAGTTGCCccctaaaaattttgaaaacctcATTCTCCCTCTGTCCGAATCATGGCGGACGACTTCCAGAAGCAGCTCCTTTCCTCGATCGTCTCCGACATCAAGAGCTACGAGGGCGGCGATCCGCTTCGGCCTTGGATTCAGTAAGAGATCCCAACTCTGGAAGGAGAATGCGTGTCGTGTTTATTCTAATTGTTAACGCATCCAAGCAGTGGCATTCGGCGGATGAGGGAGACTTTCCCCCCTCGGATCTTGAAGGAGAAGCTCCCCAGATTCCTGCAGAAGTGCGCGCAGGAGTTTGAAACTGACCCAAGGTACCGCAATGATTCTCGATACCTCCGCATCTGGATCGAACTGGTAAGGcgaccttttttttttgttttggggGTGAAGGGAGAGATTACAGTTTTTCTGCTGGTTACAGTGGTTCATGCGGTAATTAGTAGTTATATGACATGTATTAGATGGATTATGTGCATGATGCTAAAGTGCTTTTGAGGAAGATGGAGAAGAACGAAATTGGGTTGAAGCGAGCTGTGTTTTATTTGGCGTATGCTTTGTACTATGAGAAGCATAAGAAATTCGATGAAGCTGAGAAAGTGTACCGTCTAGGTGTCCAGAAGTAAGAGTCTAGTTTCCTTGTGATATTATGATGGCTTATTgatttgttctttttttttttttcttttttgttttctgGAATTCAGTTGTTCATTAACTATTATATTTAATTGTCTTTAATCGTTGAAAGCTAGAATATTTAAGATTGTTGTCATCcttcaaatttcattatctaattCCAAATTTTGGCATGTCA contains:
- the LOC122024670 gene encoding ammonium transporter 2 member 1-like: MATPLAYQASLPGSPEWLNKGDNAWQLAAATLVAIQSMPGLVVLYGSIVKKKWAVNSAFMALYAFAAALIVWVIVGYRMAFGDRLLPFWGKAGPALGQRYLIRRAFLPATPHHYSDGSLETPMVEPFYPQASLVYFEFTFAAITVILLAGSVLGRMNIRAWMAFVPLWLIFSYTVGAFSLWGGGFLYHWGVIDYSGGYVIHLSSGIAGFTAAFWVGPRLKSDRERFSPNNILLTLTGAGLLWLGWSGFNGGAPYAANITSSMAVLNTHVCAATSLLTWTCLDCAFFKKPSVIGAVQGMMTGLVCITPAAGLVQTWAAMVMGVLAGSIPWFSMMILHRKSPLLQRVDDTLAVFHTHAVAGLLGGLLTGLLAEPALCRLILPVPGTKGLFYGGGVMQIVKQVVGALFVIAWNLVATTAILLVIAKFTPLRMPDDQLMIGDDAAHGEEAYALWGDGERYDATRQDTPAAAGGRDEAMHMRSVGEFNGARGVTVQL